A region of Mammaliicoccus sp. Dog046 DNA encodes the following proteins:
- a CDS encoding phosphoribosyltransferase domain-containing protein has product MSHISKVFPLDQLKQVEVKVEKNRFDFEIDEMLAITQEEQSEFPFIPVSPCLGYSRGLYPEHPLLIGLLLGFLYHESQTGETDERIYNIAKALNSKNRGKMIQALNKVEASKLGHYPPTRFIGLSERAVNLGQSIFSLFDDDVMFLASTRDKVISHPPLLDHDDLVDSQERLFFYTKDKDFFDNDERIAIIDNHLLNGSSVLNLIKKYMINIHQEKRILY; this is encoded by the coding sequence ATGTCTCATATAAGCAAAGTATTTCCTTTAGATCAATTAAAGCAAGTTGAAGTAAAAGTAGAAAAAAATCGATTTGATTTCGAAATTGATGAAATGCTTGCAATTACACAAGAAGAACAATCCGAGTTCCCATTTATCCCTGTTTCCCCTTGTTTAGGCTATTCAAGAGGACTATATCCAGAGCATCCATTGCTCATAGGATTACTTTTAGGGTTTCTTTATCATGAATCTCAAACTGGCGAAACAGATGAACGTATTTATAATATTGCAAAAGCACTTAACAGTAAGAACCGTGGAAAAATGATTCAAGCTTTAAATAAAGTCGAAGCATCTAAATTAGGGCACTATCCGCCTACGCGTTTCATAGGTCTTAGTGAACGTGCTGTCAATTTAGGGCAATCCATCTTTAGCTTATTTGATGACGATGTGATGTTTTTAGCTTCAACTAGAGATAAAGTCATTTCTCATCCACCGCTACTTGATCATGATGATTTAGTAGATTCTCAAGAGCGCTTGTTCTTCTATACAAAAGATAAAGACTTCTTTGATAATGATGAACGAATTGCAATTATTGATAATCATTTATTAAACGGCAGTTCAGTTTTGAATTTAATAAAAAAATACATGATAAATATCCATCAAGAGAAACGTATACTGTATTAA
- a CDS encoding TRSP domain-containing protein, whose product MTFDVEIQDKEQSTANLVQNELLTNENHETKVQYHSLRNIINDHFIVKAQNMLRDGTIHDNPYFISTGRFTLNGKEQQISESLFQRMGELLNDLLDDKPKLVIGVGEFLYVPLQIARYLPGKEINVQGTTRFNFEASTLKHSNKKISFMSPLERTITHYLYNLEIDQYDEIIVFVERLRHKTEIDDLVQQLKILGAKSILVIEMTSIAFNEDRHH is encoded by the coding sequence ATGACGTTTGATGTAGAAATACAAGATAAAGAACAATCAACAGCAAATTTAGTTCAGAATGAATTATTAACTAATGAAAATCATGAAACGAAAGTTCAATATCACTCTCTTAGAAATATCATTAATGATCACTTTATTGTAAAAGCACAGAACATGTTACGAGATGGTACAATTCATGATAATCCTTACTTTATCTCGACAGGTAGATTTACTTTAAACGGTAAAGAACAACAAATATCTGAGTCATTGTTCCAACGAATGGGTGAATTACTCAATGATTTATTAGACGATAAGCCTAAGCTAGTTATTGGCGTGGGTGAATTCCTATATGTTCCATTACAAATTGCACGTTACTTACCAGGAAAAGAAATCAATGTCCAAGGTACAACACGCTTTAATTTCGAAGCAAGTACGCTTAAACATTCGAATAAAAAAATCAGTTTCATGTCACCATTGGAAAGAACAATTACGCATTATTTATATAATTTAGAAATTGATCAATACGATGAAATCATTGTATTTGTTGAAAGATTAAGACATAAAACAGAAATCGATGATTTAGTACAACAATTAAAAATACTTGGTGCTAAATCGATATTAGTAATTGAAATGACCTCTATTGCTTTCAACGAAGATAGACATCATTAA
- a CDS encoding Cof-type HAD-IIB family hydrolase yields the protein MSYKYIVMDMDDTLLTSDNEISEVTLSYLKEKQKEGFKVILASGRPTAGMMKHADLLDLKNYGGYVVSYNGAFVIDATNNEVVFKQTISKEDALEIIDFCREQNFFYLTYLDDKIVHDRSHEYMNIESELTGLPMERFEDLKTVIKEDVPKMMGVDYEENIAKINQELDGKFNEQISSTISKPYFLEFMDQKVSKGKTLKKLLDTLGSDFSEVIAFGDSLNDYDMLENAGIGVAMGNANDTIKNIADVVTDDHNHDGIVTALEKLLIKEK from the coding sequence ATGTCATATAAATATATTGTAATGGATATGGATGATACATTGTTAACATCTGATAACGAAATAAGTGAAGTCACACTTTCTTATCTAAAAGAAAAACAAAAAGAAGGATTTAAAGTAATCTTAGCATCTGGAAGACCTACAGCAGGTATGATGAAACATGCAGATTTATTAGATTTGAAAAATTATGGTGGCTATGTAGTAAGTTATAATGGTGCATTTGTTATCGATGCAACAAACAATGAAGTTGTGTTTAAACAAACGATAAGTAAAGAAGATGCATTAGAAATTATTGATTTCTGTCGTGAACAAAACTTCTTCTATTTAACTTATTTAGATGACAAAATTGTTCATGATCGCTCACATGAATATATGAATATTGAAAGTGAGTTAACGGGTTTGCCTATGGAACGATTTGAAGATTTAAAAACAGTCATCAAAGAAGATGTACCAAAAATGATGGGTGTAGATTATGAAGAGAATATCGCTAAAATAAATCAAGAACTAGATGGTAAATTTAATGAACAAATTAGTTCAACAATTAGTAAACCTTATTTTCTAGAATTTATGGATCAAAAAGTATCAAAAGGAAAAACATTAAAAAAATTATTGGATACATTAGGTTCAGACTTTTCTGAGGTTATTGCATTCGGTGATAGCTTAAATGACTATGATATGTTAGAGAATGCTGGTATTGGGGTAGCGATGGGTAATGCGAATGATACGATTAAAAATATCGCAGATGTTGTAACAGACGATCATAATCATGATGGCATTGTAACAGCTTTAGAGAAATTATTGATTAAAGAAAAATAA
- the thrB gene encoding homoserine kinase — translation MKKLKLKVPASTANLGVGFDSIGMALDKYLEVEAILSEDGQWHFEHIGPHLVGLPNDESHYITKIAQTATQKFDKEMPALSLKMYSDIPLARGLGSSASALVTGLFLANYFANLKLSKYELLQLATEIEGHPDNVAPTIYGGLVLGVYDPEVKQTDVSYIDIPKVDVIATIPEYELSTKKAREVLPASLSLKEAVKYSAISNTMISALIQHNYELAGKMMMKDGFHEPYRQHLIPDFHEIKKLSLNYGAYATVISGAGPTVLTLIKKELSGKLVRELQEKFPQCESELVTINRYGVSQKIINL, via the coding sequence ATGAAGAAATTAAAGCTTAAAGTACCTGCTTCAACAGCTAATTTAGGTGTGGGTTTTGATTCTATAGGTATGGCTCTAGATAAATATTTAGAGGTAGAGGCAATACTTTCAGAAGATGGTCAATGGCATTTTGAACATATTGGTCCACATTTAGTAGGTCTACCAAATGATGAGAGTCATTATATAACTAAAATTGCTCAAACAGCCACGCAAAAATTTGATAAAGAGATGCCTGCACTTTCATTAAAAATGTACAGCGATATTCCTTTAGCAAGAGGTTTAGGAAGTTCTGCATCTGCGCTTGTGACGGGTTTATTTTTAGCTAATTATTTTGCAAATTTAAAGTTATCTAAATATGAATTGTTGCAATTGGCGACTGAAATTGAAGGTCATCCAGATAATGTTGCACCAACAATATATGGCGGGTTGGTATTAGGTGTCTATGATCCAGAAGTGAAACAAACAGATGTTTCTTATATCGATATACCAAAAGTAGATGTGATTGCAACTATACCGGAATATGAATTATCGACTAAAAAAGCGCGAGAAGTATTACCAGCATCGTTGTCACTTAAAGAGGCTGTTAAGTACAGTGCTATAAGTAACACGATGATCAGTGCATTGATACAACACAATTATGAACTGGCTGGTAAAATGATGATGAAAGATGGTTTTCATGAGCCATATAGACAACACTTAATTCCTGATTTTCATGAAATTAAGAAATTGTCCTTAAATTATGGTGCATATGCGACTGTCATTAGTGGGGCTGGACCAACTGTACTCACTTTGATTAAAAAAGAGTTAAGTGGTAAACTAGTAAGGGAATTGCAAGAAAAATTCCCTCAATGTGAATCAGAACTTGTAACGATTAATCGTTATGGTGTAAGTCAAAAAATTATTAATTTATAA
- the thrC gene encoding threonine synthase encodes MGRWQGLIHNYKTYLPVNENTPALTLNEGNTPLIHLPYLSEQLNINLFAKFEGLNPTGSFKDRGMVMAVAKAKEEGKKIVICASTGNTSASAAAYAARAGMKAIVVIPEGKIALGKLAQAVMYGAEIVSIKGNFDEALNIVKKVAEKGEIALVNSVNPYRIEGQKTGAFEIVEQLDGQAPDLFAIPVGNAGNITAYWKGFKEYNQLNQSGLPVMCGFQAEGASPIVQGKVIPQPETVATAIRIGNPASWKLAEEARDESNGLIDSVTDEEILKAYKLMTSKEGVFSEPASNASIAGLIKLHEVGKLEPNQTVVAILTGNGLKDPDTAISLLDAPITPLENDEQAIVDYIERALK; translated from the coding sequence ATGGGAAGATGGCAAGGACTAATCCACAACTATAAAACATATTTACCAGTTAATGAGAATACACCAGCATTAACTTTAAATGAAGGTAATACACCTTTAATACATTTACCTTACTTATCCGAACAGTTAAATATTAATTTATTTGCTAAATTCGAAGGACTAAATCCTACTGGATCATTCAAAGACAGAGGTATGGTCATGGCAGTGGCTAAAGCGAAAGAAGAAGGTAAAAAAATAGTTATTTGTGCTTCTACAGGTAATACATCAGCATCAGCTGCGGCATATGCAGCTCGTGCAGGTATGAAAGCAATTGTAGTAATACCTGAAGGGAAAATTGCTTTAGGTAAACTAGCACAAGCAGTGATGTATGGTGCCGAAATCGTTTCGATTAAAGGTAACTTTGATGAAGCGTTAAATATTGTTAAGAAAGTAGCTGAAAAGGGTGAAATCGCACTTGTAAACTCAGTGAATCCATATAGAATTGAAGGCCAAAAAACAGGTGCCTTTGAAATTGTTGAACAATTAGACGGACAAGCACCTGATTTATTCGCTATTCCAGTTGGTAATGCAGGAAATATCACTGCATATTGGAAAGGTTTTAAAGAATATAATCAATTAAATCAATCAGGACTACCTGTTATGTGTGGATTCCAAGCTGAAGGCGCTTCTCCAATTGTACAAGGTAAAGTGATTCCGCAACCTGAAACGGTCGCTACAGCGATTAGAATAGGTAACCCTGCAAGTTGGAAATTAGCTGAAGAAGCGAGAGACGAATCAAATGGTCTTATTGATAGCGTGACAGATGAAGAAATTTTAAAAGCCTATAAATTAATGACAAGCAAAGAAGGCGTATTTAGTGAACCAGCAAGTAACGCATCAATTGCCGGTTTAATTAAACTTCATGAAGTGGGCAAGTTAGAGCCGAATCAAACAGTTGTTGCTATTTTAACAGGTAATGGATTAAAAGACCCAGACACAGCAATCAGTTTATTAGACGCACCAATTACGCCATTAGAAAATGATGAACAAGCAATTGTTGATTATATTGAGCGTGCTTTAAAATGA
- a CDS encoding homoserine dehydrogenase — translation MKVLNVAVLGLGTVGTGVVKIIEENKKQIEDTIGKSIHIKHILVSSVNKKRAINTSSYHLTENIDDILNDDDLDIVIEVMGGIEPTVEWLKGFLSKGIHVITANKDLLAVHLRVLEDLAEKNKVALKYEASVAGGIPIVNAINNGLNANNINQFMGIFNGTSNFILSQMTREGKTYDEALQLATDLGYAEADPTDDVEGVDAARKVVITSYLSFNRVISLDDVERVGISDVSIEDITVAEKLGYKIKLIGQGKYENGKVVASVKPTLLPDSHQMAHVEDEYNAIYVIGDAVGDTMFYGKGAGSLATGSAVASDLLNVALQFESDLHTLPPHFELKTDRTKEIVEEDVVKFPLKNSHFVIVESNNEADEIKEEIKSTIEFHRSVKVEQRTENTYGVVIRGIDELPIAQLKENGVNIIKYYPIEGDK, via the coding sequence ATGAAAGTATTAAATGTAGCAGTATTAGGATTGGGCACAGTAGGAACAGGTGTCGTGAAGATTATTGAAGAGAATAAGAAACAAATAGAAGACACGATTGGTAAATCTATACATATTAAACATATACTTGTTAGTTCTGTTAACAAGAAACGAGCAATTAATACTTCAAGCTATCATTTAACTGAAAATATTGACGATATTTTAAACGATGATGACTTAGATATCGTAATTGAAGTCATGGGTGGTATTGAACCAACAGTAGAATGGTTAAAAGGATTTCTTTCTAAAGGGATTCATGTAATTACTGCAAATAAAGATTTATTAGCAGTTCATTTGAGAGTATTAGAAGATTTAGCTGAAAAGAATAAAGTAGCTTTAAAATATGAAGCTAGTGTTGCAGGCGGTATTCCTATTGTGAACGCAATAAACAATGGATTGAATGCGAATAACATTAATCAATTCATGGGTATATTTAACGGCACATCGAACTTCATTTTAAGTCAAATGACTAGAGAAGGTAAGACTTATGATGAAGCGTTACAATTAGCAACTGACTTAGGTTATGCTGAAGCTGATCCTACAGATGATGTTGAAGGTGTGGATGCGGCACGTAAAGTAGTGATTACAAGTTATTTATCATTTAACAGAGTGATTTCATTAGATGATGTTGAACGTGTTGGTATATCTGACGTATCTATTGAAGATATTACTGTTGCTGAAAAGCTAGGTTACAAGATCAAATTAATTGGTCAAGGTAAGTATGAAAATGGTAAAGTCGTAGCAAGTGTTAAACCAACATTACTTCCAGACAGTCATCAAATGGCTCATGTCGAAGATGAATATAATGCGATTTATGTTATCGGTGATGCAGTGGGTGACACAATGTTCTATGGTAAAGGTGCAGGTAGTTTAGCTACAGGTAGTGCAGTTGCATCAGATTTATTAAACGTAGCATTACAATTTGAATCTGATTTGCATACATTACCACCACACTTTGAATTGAAGACAGATCGTACAAAAGAAATTGTCGAAGAAGATGTCGTTAAATTCCCATTGAAAAATAGTCATTTTGTTATTGTAGAAAGTAACAATGAAGCAGACGAAATTAAAGAAGAAATAAAATCAACGATCGAATTCCATAGAAGCGTTAAAGTTGAACAAAGAACTGAAAATACTTATGGCGTTGTTATTAGAGGTATTGATGAATTACCTATAGCGCAATTAAAAGAAAATGGCGTAAATATCATCAAATATTATCCAATCGAAGGAGACAAGTAA
- a CDS encoding aspartate kinase: MKVSKFGGSSVANSEQIKKVLNIINSDDERKIVVVSAPGKRFKEDTKTTDLLIRLYDKVINKLDYAHKLQQIIERYEEIVHALEMDDKILDNLRNDILRLIDVYQNKPERLLDALKSCGEDFNAQIIAQYNTQLGYPTRYLSPKEAGILVTDEPGNAMILESSYEQIYKLRDYEETLIVPGFFGYSENDDIVTFPRGGSDITGAILARGIKASLYENFTDVSGIFRANPTVVSHPEVIPEVTYREMRELSYAGFGVFHDEALEPLYKDRIPVVIKNTNAPDDKGTFILSERDTSNLSHIISGVSCDKGFTTINIKKYLMNREVGFTRKVLSILEEENISIEHIPSGIDNLSIIIRSNQIEGKEKRVLNKIREQIKVDELTIEYDLAILMIVGEGMNKAIGTASGATSALSRNNINLNMINQGSSEISMMFGINEQYSDIAVQAIYNEYFAKETAQL; encoded by the coding sequence ATGAAAGTTTCAAAATTTGGCGGAAGTTCCGTCGCTAACAGTGAACAAATTAAAAAGGTATTAAACATTATTAATAGTGACGATGAAAGAAAAATTGTAGTTGTCTCTGCCCCTGGTAAACGATTTAAAGAAGATACTAAGACAACTGATCTACTGATCCGTTTATACGACAAAGTTATAAACAAACTTGATTATGCACATAAACTTCAACAAATTATTGAACGTTATGAAGAAATTGTTCATGCATTAGAAATGGATGATAAGATATTAGACAATTTAAGAAATGATATCCTTCGCCTTATTGACGTTTATCAAAACAAACCCGAACGTTTATTGGATGCATTAAAGAGTTGTGGTGAAGATTTTAATGCGCAAATTATTGCACAATATAATACGCAATTAGGTTATCCAACACGTTATTTATCCCCTAAAGAAGCCGGTATCCTCGTAACTGATGAACCTGGAAATGCAATGATTCTCGAGTCTTCTTACGAACAGATTTATAAATTACGTGATTATGAAGAAACACTTATTGTTCCAGGATTTTTCGGATATTCTGAGAACGATGATATTGTCACTTTCCCTCGTGGTGGTTCGGATATCACTGGAGCCATTCTAGCTAGAGGAATAAAAGCAAGCTTATATGAGAACTTCACAGATGTGTCTGGCATATTCCGTGCAAATCCAACGGTCGTTTCCCATCCAGAAGTCATTCCGGAAGTAACTTATCGAGAAATGCGTGAATTATCGTATGCAGGATTCGGTGTCTTTCATGATGAAGCATTAGAACCACTTTATAAAGATCGCATTCCTGTTGTGATTAAGAATACAAATGCGCCGGACGATAAAGGTACATTTATTCTCAGTGAAAGAGATACATCTAACTTATCTCACATTATTTCTGGTGTAAGTTGTGATAAAGGATTTACAACAATCAATATTAAAAAATACTTAATGAATAGAGAAGTTGGATTCACAAGAAAAGTGTTAAGTATTCTAGAAGAAGAAAATATTTCAATTGAACATATCCCTTCAGGAATTGATAATTTAAGTATTATCATTCGTTCTAACCAAATTGAAGGAAAAGAGAAACGTGTATTAAATAAAATTAGAGAACAAATTAAAGTTGATGAACTTACAATCGAATATGATTTAGCAATATTAATGATTGTTGGTGAAGGTATGAATAAAGCAATTGGAACAGCCTCTGGAGCAACATCTGCATTAAGTAGAAATAACATCAACTTAAACATGATTAACCAAGGATCATCAGAAATTTCAATGATGTTCGGCATTAATGAACAGTACTCTGATATTGCAGTACAAGCAATTTATAATGAGTATTTTGCTAAAGAAACTGCACAACTTTAA
- a CDS encoding NAD(P)-dependent oxidoreductase: MKKTIGFVGTGVMGKSMAGHLLNAGYEVNVYNRTKSKADELVNQGATWCESVALLSHKSDVIISIVGYPSDVESIYLDEQGILNHAQSGSIVIDMTTSSPELAKKIYEEGLAKGIHSLDAPVSGGDIGAKNATLTIMVGGDKDIYNQIEDIFKVIGKNVVYQGQSGNGQHTKLSNQIAIAAGMLGVAEAIIYAEEAGLNIDHVFDSIEHGAAGSWSLSNLGPKMVEGNYAPGFYVKHFIKDMKIAIEESERMGLYMPGLLKAKSVYDALSEAGYENEGTQSVIQLLKDAIKKN, encoded by the coding sequence GTGAAGAAAACGATTGGGTTTGTAGGAACTGGTGTCATGGGTAAATCAATGGCTGGGCATTTATTGAATGCTGGTTATGAAGTAAATGTATACAATAGAACTAAATCTAAAGCGGATGAACTTGTGAATCAAGGTGCAACTTGGTGTGAATCGGTGGCTTTATTATCACATAAGAGTGATGTAATTATTTCAATTGTTGGATATCCAAGTGATGTTGAGTCTATTTACTTAGATGAACAAGGAATTTTAAATCATGCTCAAAGTGGAAGTATTGTAATAGATATGACAACCTCAAGTCCAGAATTAGCAAAGAAGATTTATGAAGAAGGGCTTGCTAAGGGGATTCATAGTCTAGATGCTCCTGTTTCAGGTGGGGATATCGGTGCTAAAAATGCCACACTTACAATTATGGTGGGTGGAGATAAAGATATTTATAACCAAATCGAAGATATATTTAAAGTAATTGGTAAAAATGTCGTATATCAAGGTCAGAGTGGAAATGGACAGCATACTAAATTATCTAATCAAATTGCTATTGCAGCAGGTATGCTTGGTGTTGCTGAAGCTATTATTTATGCAGAAGAAGCTGGATTAAACATTGATCATGTATTTGATTCAATTGAACATGGCGCAGCTGGAAGTTGGTCACTTTCTAATTTAGGACCGAAGATGGTAGAAGGTAATTACGCACCAGGATTTTACGTCAAACATTTTATAAAAGACATGAAAATCGCAATTGAGGAAAGCGAACGCATGGGTCTTTATATGCCAGGATTGCTAAAAGCGAAATCAGTATATGATGCTTTAAGTGAAGCAGGATATGAAAACGAAGGTACGCAATCGGTCATACAGTTATTAAAAGATGCGATCAAAAAGAATTAA
- a CDS encoding N-acetylmuramoyl-L-alanine amidase, whose product MSERNDYIHYEMDQRTKPLLGVVIHNDASELNADEWRETLIDAPESRYIQGIAHYYIDRNQQWQAIDTENIAWHTANQIGNEQYLGYEVLESLSSTDEEFLLNEQETFRVVASDMLDYNLTPNRDTVRLHLEFSDTECPHRSIELHTNWRTTVDGMPDEWIINELKDYFIEQINQYMMN is encoded by the coding sequence ATGAGTGAGAGAAATGATTATATTCATTATGAAATGGATCAAAGAACCAAACCCTTGCTAGGCGTAGTGATTCATAATGACGCAAGTGAATTGAATGCAGATGAATGGAGAGAAACCTTAATAGACGCTCCAGAAAGCCGATATATACAAGGTATCGCGCATTATTATATTGATCGAAATCAACAATGGCAAGCTATAGATACAGAAAATATTGCTTGGCATACTGCGAATCAAATAGGAAACGAACAATATTTAGGATATGAAGTGTTAGAATCACTTTCTAGCACTGATGAAGAATTCTTATTGAATGAACAAGAAACCTTTAGAGTCGTAGCTTCAGATATGTTAGATTACAATTTAACACCAAATAGAGATACAGTTAGATTACATTTGGAGTTTAGTGATACAGAATGCCCACATCGATCAATTGAGCTACACACGAATTGGAGAACAACTGTGGATGGTATGCCAGATGAGTGGATAATAAATGAACTTAAAGATTACTTTATAGAACAAATTAATCAATATATGATGAATTAA
- a CDS encoding diacylglycerol kinase family protein, which produces MAQHFHKGILFYHNAAGQGNIYKELGQVTENLTQLCDDLTIKLSKEEGEIKSLCKEIAEQHAYDVLFILGGDGTLNELVNGVVENNLQIPIGVLPGGTFNDFTKTLNLSPKPMQASQDLLDSQIKSFDVLDVNGKYALNFTGIGLMVQNAENVESNQKQLLGKFSYVFSTIKTVSSPEIYNYELTADGETYTGETSMILIANGQHVGGSKIPLEDLSANDGKMNIFIFDKQNFSIINDFFKVKDSLNWNEISNSITHIACETASLSTDPEAKLDIDGEIINNTPIEVKLLKNKIKMMYLDINAN; this is translated from the coding sequence ATGGCACAACATTTTCATAAAGGAATTTTATTTTATCACAACGCAGCTGGTCAAGGTAACATATATAAAGAACTTGGACAAGTTACAGAAAATCTAACTCAGTTATGCGATGATTTAACAATTAAATTAAGTAAAGAAGAAGGAGAAATCAAATCTCTTTGTAAAGAAATAGCTGAACAACATGCATATGATGTATTATTTATACTCGGCGGTGATGGTACGTTAAATGAATTGGTTAACGGTGTTGTAGAAAACAATCTACAAATCCCTATTGGCGTACTACCAGGAGGTACTTTTAATGACTTCACAAAAACATTAAACTTATCACCTAAACCAATGCAAGCATCTCAAGATTTACTTGATAGTCAGATTAAATCTTTTGATGTATTAGATGTAAATGGTAAATATGCGCTGAACTTTACAGGCATTGGCTTAATGGTTCAAAATGCAGAAAACGTAGAGTCCAATCAAAAACAATTACTAGGAAAATTCAGCTATGTGTTCTCAACTATAAAAACTGTCTCTAGTCCTGAAATTTACAACTATGAACTAACTGCGGACGGTGAGACATATACAGGCGAAACTTCAATGATATTAATTGCTAATGGACAACATGTTGGAGGTAGTAAAATACCTTTAGAAGATCTATCAGCAAACGATGGAAAAATGAATATCTTCATCTTCGATAAACAAAACTTCAGTATTATCAATGATTTCTTTAAAGTAAAAGATAGTTTAAATTGGAATGAAATTAGCAATAGCATCACGCACATTGCATGTGAAACTGCATCATTGTCTACTGATCCAGAAGCTAAGCTCGATATTGATGGTGAAATCATCAACAATACTCCAATTGAAGTTAAGTTATTAAAAAACAAAATTAAAATGATGTACTTAGACATTAATGCAAATTAA
- a CDS encoding TM2 domain-containing protein — translation MKVNKWIYIALALLLGGFGVHKFYAQKPISGLLHLAFVWTGIPHIIAIISAILTIFKPGDAQGNINV, via the coding sequence ATGAAAGTAAACAAGTGGATATATATTGCCTTAGCTTTATTACTAGGTGGTTTTGGTGTACATAAATTTTATGCACAAAAACCAATATCAGGATTACTTCATTTAGCATTTGTTTGGACGGGAATTCCACATATTATTGCGATTATTAGTGCAATATTAACGATATTTAAACCTGGAGATGCTCAAGGAAATATCAACGTTTAA
- a CDS encoding MepB family protein, whose translation MFSSITFTQTLLQSHLSASINNIEIEPLNKEYESSHFEINNIYYRSRRAKKTPNKKGYFVVFWIKDEENKNRPYTYSETPDKLIITVHDEQHIGQFIIPKEILLEKKIISHEQSTGKMAMRVYPTWEDDLNPTAIKTQKWQIKYFIDLSDTINVNELHKLYFE comes from the coding sequence ATGTTTTCATCCATAACATTCACACAAACATTATTACAATCTCACTTATCAGCCTCAATAAATAATATCGAAATAGAACCATTAAATAAAGAGTATGAAAGCAGTCATTTTGAAATAAATAACATCTATTATAGAAGTAGACGTGCAAAGAAAACTCCAAATAAAAAAGGATATTTCGTCGTATTTTGGATCAAAGATGAAGAAAATAAAAACAGACCTTATACATATAGCGAAACACCAGACAAACTGATTATCACTGTTCACGACGAACAACATATCGGTCAATTTATCATTCCTAAAGAAATACTTTTAGAGAAAAAAATAATCAGTCATGAACAATCAACAGGAAAAATGGCTATGAGAGTCTATCCAACATGGGAAGATGATTTAAATCCAACAGCGATAAAAACACAAAAATGGCAAATAAAATACTTTATTGATTTATCTGATACGATAAATGTAAATGAACTCCACAAACTATACTTCGAATAA